The DNA window TCCGGATCGTGTTCCTCGACGAGGCCGACAGCCTCACGGATGACGCACAATCGGCGCTCCGGCGGACGATGGAGCAGTTCTCCGACAACACCCGCTTCATTCTCTCGTGTAACTACTCCTCGAAGATCATCGACCCGATCCAGTCGCGGTGTGCCGTGTTCCGCTTTTCGCCCCTGTCCGACGAGGCGGTCGCCGCCCAGACCCGCGAGATCGCCGCCGCCGAGGGGATCGAGGTGACCGACGCCGGCGTCGAGGCGCTCGTCTACGCCGCCGACGGGGACATGCGCCGGGCGATCAACTCGCTTCAGGCCGCGGCGACGACCGGCGAGGTGGTCGACGAGGAGGCGGTGTACGCGATCACGGCGACCGCCCGCCCCGAGGAGATCGAGTCGATGGTGACGGACGCGCTGGCGGGCGATTTCACCAAGGCGCGCGCGACGCTCGACACCCTGCTCACCGACACCGGGATGGCCGGCGGCGACGTGATAGACCAGCTCCACCGCTCGGTGTGGGAGTTCGACCTCCACGAGCGCGAGGCCGTCCGGCTGATGGAGCGGATCGGCGAGGCCGACTACCGGATCGCCGAGGGCGCGAACGAGCAGGTCCAACTCGAGGCGCTGCTGGCGGCGCTGGCGCTGCGCGAGGAGTAGGCGTGAATCGGAGGAGCGACCCGATTTCAGAACTCGTCGAGGCCGGACTGTTCCGCGGCCGCGAGCGCGTCCGCGCACGTCGACCACGAGCGGCGGGCGTGCGGCGGGACGTCCCCGTGGTCGGCGACGTACGCGCGGAGGAACGCCCGCGTCGTCGGGTCGCTCGGGTAGCCGCTGCCGACGCCGTCGTAGTCGGGGTACGCCGCGTCGATGGCGGCCATTCGGGCGTCGCGGGCCACCTTCGCGACGACGCTCGCCGCGCCGACGACGGGGTCGGACTCGTCCGCGCCGTGGGCAGCGTCGACGGTGACGGATTCGGCGGTACCGGTGTCGGTGGCGAACTCCCGCAGCCGCCGCGCGAACCGGTCCTCGGAGGTGTCGCCCGCGTCGGCGACGACGCGGTCGCCGGCCCGCGCCGCGCCACGCACCGCCCGCGCCTGTCCCCGGACGGTGAGCGTGTTCATGTCCGTGTCGGGCGCGTCGATCTCCGCGGTCTCGACGGTCGCGACCGCGACATCGACCGCGTCGCTCGCCCGCAGTTCCGCCGCGATCTCCCGCCGGCGATCGGGGGCGACGCGCTTCGAGTCGTCGACGTCGGCCGGCAGGCTCTCCGGGTCCGCGCGCACCGCCGCGGCGATCATCGGCCCGAGCACGGGCCCCTTTCCGGCCTCGTCGACGCCGACGTACACGTCTCGACCCGGGGCGGGAACGGACAAATAGCTTGAGATCGGGCGGCCGGATGGTCGTCGGAGCAGTCGGCGCGCCGGTGAGCGCCCCGCGGGCGCGAACCGCCCGCGAGGGACGCGGCGACTGAAAGGAGCCGCGAGGCTGGGGAGGCGTGAGGTGCGGTTGCGGTGTTGTGCGGGGCGGTCGGCTGGGGCTTTGGTGGTGACCGCGCCAACAGCTCGCCACGCTTGGAGCCCGGATCGGTGGCGACGGTCGATGCTACGGACTCACGATGGCGGAAAACGAAACCGAGGAAGCCGACTCTACTCGATCAGGACGGCGTTGACCTGGCCGGTCTGGCCGGGTCGGGAGGTGACGCGGGCGCGGCCCTCCGAGGTCTCGATGACGGCACCCTTGGTGACGATGTTCCGGCGGACGTAGTTGACGTTCGAGGGGTTCTCGACGACGTCCTCGATGTCGGCCTCGACGACCTCGTCGCCGTCGGCGACCTGCGCGACGTTCGTCGCGAGCGCGCGGACCTTCCGCTCGTTGCCGCGGGAGTCGATGTACTGAACGCGGGTCTCGCCGACCGTCGTCTCGGCGGGCTCGCGGCCGAGCTGGTGGCGCTTCTTGTTCGAGGCGTGTTTCAGTCGGCCGCCGGTTCGCTTGCGCGTGGAGCGTCCCTGGTCTTTCATGTCCCTACGAACAGCCAGCGAATACTTGAACCGTTCGACTCCGGACGGGGCGGCGTCTCGCGGCCGATCCCGACCGATCCGGACCGTTCCGGGGTAGAGATCTGGGACCGACGAGTCGACGCGACCGACAGACGAAAGTCCCGCCGTCACCGATCGACCGGTATGAGCGACGCGCGCGGGACGGAACCCGACGACGCCGACGGGGAGGACGGGAGCGACGACGGCGTCCTCGCCGCGAGCGACCTCGGCGGCGAGGGGCCGCCGATCGAGGAGAAGCCGTACAAGATCGTCTTCGAGGCGAACAAGTGCTTCGGCGCGGGCAAGTGCGCGGAGGTCGCCGACAACTGGGAGATGGACGTGGTGAGCGGGATGGCGAAGCCGCGGACCTACTACATCGGCGAGGACGACCTGGCCGAGAACGTCCGGGCCGCCGAGGTGTGTCCGGCGAAGAAGGAGCGCGGCGTCATCCACGTCGTCGACCGGCGGACCGACGAGGAGATCGCGCCGGACCCGCACGGCGACGGGACGCTGTCGGTCGATTGGTGAATCGGGGTCCGGACCGGCTTCCGAAAGGGGTTTGACCCCGCCGGCGGTACCCGGATCCGCGCGGGGGTGGCTGAGCCTGGCCAAAAGCGGCGGACTTAAGATCCGCTCCTGTAGAGGTTCGAGGGTTCGAATCCCTTCCCCCGCACGTCGCGGCGCTCACACATCGTGAGCGCCGCGGCTCGGCCGGAAGGGATTCGAAGCAGGGAGCGGGAGGTGAGCGAGCATCGCGAGCGAACGGGAGCGACCGTGGTTCGAATCCCTTCCCCCGCATCCCTGCGGCGAGAGGTGAGCGAGGCGTGAGTGAAGCGAGACGGATGGCTGCGGTCAACACCGCCAAAGCCCCAGCCGCGAGGACTCGATGCGCTCGTTGAGGTCCTCGCTCAGTCGCTTTGCTCCTTCGCTGCGGTCCTTACGTCGCGCGTCTTCGTCCTCGCGACTGCCCCTTTGAGTCCCACCCCGCCCGCGACCGCACCTCACGCCTCCCCAGCCTCGTCGGCCGGCCTCCGCGTCGCTCCGGCCGCCCGACTCCCTCGCGCGGGCTCCTCGCGGCCCGCCGGGCCGCTCGGAGGCGCACGCCACCGCGACGGAGCTCGTGCGAGGGATGCTTGATCAGTAGTGCCAGGGATACTCGTCGAACTCGGGGTCGCGCTTCTCTAAGAAGGCGTCGCGGCCCTCCTGGGCCTCCTCGGTCATGTACGCGAGCCGGGTCGCCTCGCCCGCGAACACCTGCTGGCCGACCATGCCGTCGTCGGTCATGTTGAACGCGTACTTCAGCATGCGCATCGCGGTCGGCGACTTGCTCGTCATCTCCTCGGCCCACTCCAGGGCGACGCTCTCGAGGTCCTCGTGGGGGACCGCCTCGTTGGCCATTCCCATGTCGACGGCCTCCGCGGCGGAGTAAGTCTTCCCGCGGAAGAACACCTCGCGGGCCTTCTTCTGGCCGACCTGCTTGGCGAGGTAGGCGGAGCCGAACCCGCCGTCGAAGGAGGCCACGTCGGGGTCGGTCTGGAGGAACTTCGCGTGCTCGTCGCTCGCGAGCGTCAGGTCACAGACGACGTGGAGCGAGTGGCCGCCGCCGACCGCCCAGCCGGGGACGACCGCGACGACGGGTTTGGGCATGAACCGGATCAGCCGCTGGACCTCGAGGACGTGGAGCCGGCCGGCCTTCGCCTCGCGCACGAGGGGGTCGTCCGCCTCGTCGGCCTCGTCGTCGTCGCGGTACTCGTAGCCGGAGCCGCCGCGCACGGACTGGTCGCCGCCGGCGCAGAACGCCCAGCCGCCGTCCTTCTCGGAGGGGCCGTTCCCCGTCAGGAGGACACAGCCCACGTCGGCCTGCTTGCGGGCGTGATCGAGCGCGGCGTACAGCTCGTCGACGGTTCCGGGACGAAAGGCGTTCCGGACCTCGGGGCGGTCGAACGCGATCCGGACGACCGGCGCGTCGCGGGCGCGATGGTACGTCACGTCCTCGAACTCGTCCGTGACCGGCTCCCACGCGTCGGGGTCGAAGATCTCCGAGACCATGCCGGAGAGTCGGACGGCGGCGACATAAACGGCGGCGAGTCGGGACGCCCGGCGATCGACGATGCGACACGCGGACGACCCGCCCCTCAGTCCTCGAGGGCGTCCCGCAGGTCGTCGGCGTGGCGCCGAAGCACCGAGACGGTCGCGTCGGCGTCGGCGTACCCCTGGTCGTACTGGTCGAACGCCGCGTCCGCCCCCTCGAGGAAGCGGTCGACCGCCTCCGCGAGGTCGGCCTCGTCGTC is part of the Halorubrum aethiopicum genome and encodes:
- a CDS encoding ferredoxin, whose amino-acid sequence is MSDARGTEPDDADGEDGSDDGVLAASDLGGEGPPIEEKPYKIVFEANKCFGAGKCAEVADNWEMDVVSGMAKPRTYYIGEDDLAENVRAAEVCPAKKERGVIHVVDRRTDEEIAPDPHGDGTLSVDW
- a CDS encoding 1,4-dihydroxy-2-naphthoyl-CoA synthase; amino-acid sequence: MVSEIFDPDAWEPVTDEFEDVTYHRARDAPVVRIAFDRPEVRNAFRPGTVDELYAALDHARKQADVGCVLLTGNGPSEKDGGWAFCAGGDQSVRGGSGYEYRDDDEADEADDPLVREAKAGRLHVLEVQRLIRFMPKPVVAVVPGWAVGGGHSLHVVCDLTLASDEHAKFLQTDPDVASFDGGFGSAYLAKQVGQKKAREVFFRGKTYSAAEAVDMGMANEAVPHEDLESVALEWAEEMTSKSPTAMRMLKYAFNMTDDGMVGQQVFAGEATRLAYMTEEAQEGRDAFLEKRDPEFDEYPWHY
- a CDS encoding replication factor C small subunit, with the protein product MSEGSSPAATATGREIWIEKYRPQSLSDVHGQEEIVERLQSYIDQDDVPHLLFSGPAGVGKTTAATAIAREIYSEDNWRGNFLELNASDQRGIDVVRDRIKGFARSSFGGDFRIVFLDEADSLTDDAQSALRRTMEQFSDNTRFILSCNYSSKIIDPIQSRCAVFRFSPLSDEAVAAQTREIAAAEGIEVTDAGVEALVYAADGDMRRAINSLQAAATTGEVVDEEAVYAITATARPEEIESMVTDALAGDFTKARATLDTLLTDTGMAGGDVIDQLHRSVWEFDLHEREAVRLMERIGEADYRIAEGANEQVQLEALLAALALREE
- the rnhB gene encoding ribonuclease HII; amino-acid sequence: MYVGVDEAGKGPVLGPMIAAAVRADPESLPADVDDSKRVAPDRRREIAAELRASDAVDVAVATVETAEIDAPDTDMNTLTVRGQARAVRGAARAGDRVVADAGDTSEDRFARRLREFATDTGTAESVTVDAAHGADESDPVVGAASVVAKVARDARMAAIDAAYPDYDGVGSGYPSDPTTRAFLRAYVADHGDVPPHARRSWSTCADALAAAEQSGLDEF
- a CDS encoding 30S ribosomal protein S8e, translating into MKDQGRSTRKRTGGRLKHASNKKRHQLGREPAETTVGETRVQYIDSRGNERKVRALATNVAQVADGDEVVEADIEDVVENPSNVNYVRRNIVTKGAVIETSEGRARVTSRPGQTGQVNAVLIE